A single Cellulomonas sp. SLBN-39 DNA region contains:
- the rplM gene encoding 50S ribosomal protein L13, whose protein sequence is MRTYTPKPGDVERTWYVIDASDVVLGRLATHVATLLRGKHKPTFAPHVDGGDFVIVINAAKIALTGNKRETKLAYRHSGYPGGLRATPYSELLEKHPERAIEKAVRGMLPRTTLGRQQLSKLKVYAGSEHPHAAQQPKPFELTQVAQ, encoded by the coding sequence GTGCGCACGTACACCCCGAAGCCCGGCGACGTCGAGCGGACCTGGTACGTCATCGACGCGAGCGATGTCGTCCTCGGCCGCCTGGCCACCCATGTGGCCACGCTGCTGCGCGGCAAGCACAAGCCCACCTTCGCGCCCCACGTCGACGGCGGTGACTTCGTCATCGTCATCAACGCCGCGAAGATCGCCCTCACCGGCAACAAGCGTGAGACCAAGCTCGCCTACCGTCACTCGGGCTACCCGGGCGGACTCCGGGCGACCCCGTACTCGGAGCTGCTCGAGAAGCACCCCGAGCGCGCCATCGAGAAGGCCGTCCGAGGGATGCTCCCCCGGACGACCCTCGGCCGCCAGCAGCTGAGCAAGCTGAAGGTGTACGCCGGCTCCGAGCACCCGCACGCAGCCCAGCAGCCGAAGCCGTTCGAGCTGACCCAGGTGGCGCAGTAA
- a CDS encoding ABC-F family ATP-binding cassette domain-containing protein: MGHLDVAGVGYVLPDGRPLLHDVSFRVADGARVALVGPNGVGKSTLLRIVAGELAPHAGSVTGSGGLGVMRQDVGRVRDDRSVRDLLASLAPASLRAAAAELTAAELLMMEVDDEPAQMRYAQALADWADVGGYEAEVTWDRVTDAVLSVPFERAQHREVRTLSGGEQKRLVLEALLRGPDQVLLLDEPDNALDVPTKRWLEDRLVESGRSVLLVSHDRETLSRVATHVATLEPTEVGAQVWVHGGGFAGYGQAREDRRSRLAELLRRWEEEHTQLRELVLTLRQKAAFNDGLASRYQAAQTRLRRFEEAGPPTVVAPEQRVTVRLRGGRTAKRAVVARGLGLTGLLEPFDLEVWYGERVAVLGSNGSGKSHLLRLLAAGGSDPGPDQEPAGDLVPDAVAHTGSVVLGSRVRPGWFAQNHPRPDLVGRTLLDVLHRGDGRRAGLARDAASRALDRYELVAAAEQRYETLSGGQQARLQILLLELGGATLLLLDEPTDNLDLHSAEALEAGLAAFEGTVLAVTHDRWFTRTFDRFLVVGSDGTVVETPEPVWDVARVDRAR; this comes from the coding sequence ATGGGTCATCTCGACGTCGCCGGGGTCGGGTACGTCCTGCCCGACGGGCGGCCGCTGCTGCACGACGTGTCGTTCCGGGTCGCGGACGGGGCGCGGGTCGCGCTGGTCGGGCCGAACGGCGTCGGCAAGTCCACGCTCCTGCGGATCGTCGCCGGCGAGCTCGCGCCGCACGCGGGCTCCGTGACCGGCAGCGGGGGGCTGGGCGTCATGCGCCAGGACGTCGGGCGGGTGCGCGACGACCGGTCGGTCCGCGACCTGCTCGCCTCGCTCGCGCCAGCCTCGCTCCGGGCGGCGGCGGCCGAGCTGACGGCGGCCGAGCTGCTGATGATGGAGGTCGACGACGAGCCGGCGCAGATGCGGTACGCGCAGGCGCTCGCGGACTGGGCGGACGTCGGGGGCTACGAGGCCGAGGTCACGTGGGACCGGGTGACGGACGCGGTGCTGTCGGTGCCGTTCGAGCGGGCGCAGCACCGTGAGGTCCGCACGCTGTCGGGGGGCGAGCAGAAGCGCCTGGTGCTGGAGGCGCTGCTGCGGGGGCCCGACCAGGTGCTGCTGCTCGACGAGCCCGACAACGCCCTCGACGTGCCGACCAAGCGCTGGTTGGAGGACCGGCTCGTGGAGTCGGGCCGCAGCGTGCTGCTGGTCAGCCACGACCGGGAGACGCTCTCGCGGGTGGCCACGCACGTGGCGACGCTCGAGCCCACCGAGGTCGGCGCCCAGGTCTGGGTGCACGGGGGAGGGTTCGCCGGGTACGGGCAGGCGCGCGAGGACCGTCGGTCGCGGCTCGCCGAGCTCCTGCGCCGGTGGGAGGAGGAGCACACGCAGCTGCGCGAGCTGGTGCTGACGCTGCGGCAGAAGGCCGCGTTCAACGACGGCCTGGCCTCGCGGTACCAGGCGGCGCAGACCCGGCTGCGCCGCTTCGAGGAGGCGGGGCCGCCGACGGTCGTGGCGCCCGAGCAGCGGGTGACGGTCCGGCTGCGCGGGGGGCGGACGGCGAAGCGGGCCGTGGTGGCCCGGGGGCTGGGCCTGACGGGCCTGCTCGAGCCGTTCGACCTCGAGGTCTGGTACGGCGAGCGGGTGGCCGTGCTGGGGTCCAACGGCTCGGGCAAGTCGCACCTGCTGCGGCTGCTCGCCGCGGGCGGCTCCGACCCCGGCCCCGACCAGGAGCCGGCCGGCGACCTCGTGCCCGACGCCGTGGCGCACACGGGCTCGGTGGTGCTCGGCTCGCGGGTCCGTCCGGGCTGGTTCGCGCAGAACCACCCGCGCCCCGACCTGGTGGGGCGCACGCTGCTCGACGTCCTGCACCGGGGCGACGGCCGCCGCGCCGGCCTGGCCCGGGACGCGGCGAGCCGTGCCCTGGACCGCTACGAGCTGGTGGCCGCCGCCGAGCAGCGCTACGAGACGCTCTCCGGCGGTCAGCAGGCCCGGCTGCAGATCCTCCTGCTCGAGCTCGGCGGTGCCACGCTCCTGCTGCTCGACGAGCCCACGGACAATCTCGACCTGCACTCGGCGGAGGCCCTGGAGGCGGGGCTCGCGGCGTTCGAGGGCACGGTGCTCGCGGTCACGCACGACCGGTGGTTCACGCGCACGTTCGACCGGTTCCTCGTCGTGGGCTCGGACGGGACGGTCGTCGAGACGCCCGAGCCGGTGTGGGACGTGGCACGCGTCGACCGCGCCCGCTGA